Genomic segment of Methanolobus mangrovi:
TAGTCGATCTGAAAAGTAGCTGTATGTCTTTTAATTGTGCTTCGATAAAAGAAAGCATCCCACGTAATGATTGCATATCTTCAAGCAGATTATCTTTGTTTAATTTTGAATGCATTGCAGTTTTGATAAGTGAATCAATTTGCATCATACATCTTTCCATTATAGCCATGATGTCGTGAGATGCTGTTTCAACTGAGAGGCCTACACCTGCAAGATCTTCTGTAGTTTCTGCTCTCCTTTTAAGATAATCTCTTTCAGTGTGGTATAATTTCTCAGCTTTTATAGCTAAATCATGCACTTTTTTATTGTCTTTGGTAGCCTTTTTAAGCTCATAAAACTCTTTGTCCACCTGTGCATTTTTTAATATATCTTGTGCATTTTTTTGTTCATTTTTATCTTTCAATTCAAGACGATATCTTGCATACGGCCCTTTTCGAATATAAACTAAAATCGTTTGCAGCAAAACAATGAGATCCTCTGTAGCATCTCCTTCCTCAATCAAACCCTCACGATTTGTCTTATCTTTGAGATTTGGGTTGTCTTTTTGAGTAATGTTTACGTATCCGAATATTTGGTCATTGCTAAGGTAACCGCCTGCGCTTTTCGTACCACGTAAAATATCAATACGCAACCAATCATCTTCAGCCTCCCCATATGGGTATACTCTGATTCCATCACGATATAGATAGACTCTATGTTGCTTCAAAATTTTCTTTTGTTTATCTCCAAGTTCATATCTTTTATCAGCATCTTTGTTTAAGTCGAAAATATAAAAACCAAACCTGAATGGGCCACATTCAATTTCCCTTTCATTTAATACTTTTGCAGCATTACCAAAGCGACTTTTAAAAACAGAACTAGATATTGAAGGATCAAAAAGACTTAACTCATGTTTGACTCCATTAATAGTAAAACTAAAACATTTCTTTTTATCATCGAAAAAACCGTTTTCAATATTCAACACGCAATTATTTTCGATAAGTGCTTTTAATTCATCCTTGTAATCTGCATCATATGTAAGATGTCTAGCATCCGCATGCATCTTGACTTCAAATTCTTTTTCTTTAATTTTAAGTCCAGAATCAATATCCATCTCAGAAAAAATAGGTTCTAAACGAGTGATGTCTCTATAAACTTCTTCTGTCTTCTTAGTTGACCATTTCCCTTTAAGATCAGAAATTTCAATAATGGTTCCATGAGAGAGTCGAGTTATTTGGTCATTTCCAAATGAAATACTTTTTTCGACTATCTGTTTAGGGGCACGACTCTCTACAGTGATAGATATCTCATCTAAGAATATGTCTTTATGATTTCCATTTTCGGACAAAAATTCGTCATCATATATTGAAAAATCATAATTTATGACATGCTCTTCATCTTCGTCTTTTGCCCTTGTGATTATTTTTATTTTCCGGCCTAATTTCAGTATAGCAAAACGTCCTATTCCTTTTTCTCCCTGAATAACGCGTCCACGACTTGTTTTTTCATTTTCGGCCTTTCTTCTTTTTTTATCGGGGGTTGCCGGATTAAGCCAATGCTTTGTTATTGTACCCAAAGTCATTCCTTCTCCTGCATCCTCAATTATTATTTTTGATTCCAATTCAGGAGTATTTTTTAGGTTTTCATCAAAACCATTAAAGGATACTTTCACCCAGGGAGAATCAGCATCATATGCATTCTTGATAAGTTCAACAAGTGCTATGCGTTCGTTTTTAATTAACTGATCACCCAACATTGTTAAAAGACGCGCATATGGGCGTATTGGGTATTGTTCTTTATTGGTCATAATTTCCTCCCGATAAGGATGTATTCTTCACTGTATATCTTCCGACCACTTTTGTCTGTTGTGAAACGACCCTGTTCGTCTCGATAAGGTGTCAATATCTTGTTACTAATTTTCCTTTTTGTTATTGTAATTTCATTGAAACCACTATCTTTTAGTGACTCCGCAAGATGTTGAGCGTTATGGATTTTAACTCCTTTATATTCAGTGTTGCCTATAATGAAAAGAGCAATTCCACCGCTATTTAGCATAGAATAGCAGGATTTTGCTACTTGTTGCATATCTAAGAAGTACTTGGCAACTGAACGGGCCTTATTTTTATGTTGATCGATTAGTCTGAAAACAACATGTGTACCTGTTTTGTTTAACCTTTTTAGTTCCCTTTCAAAATTGTAAATATGATGAAGACTTCCTATTGATCCTTCCCTTAACTCCCGGAAATCCTCTGCAAAATCGAGCCACAGGCTTGACAGTTGATGTAAGTCTGCGTATTCATAGGATGTAACGTAAGGCGGGCTTGTTATAATCATGTCCACCTTTGGTTTATCAAGTGAGGGATCAAGTAGATTTTTTGTCACAATCTCTGTGGATGCTTTACTTGAAAGATTGCTTTCTTTATTTGCCAGTGCCATGAAAGCATATTGTTCTTTAAAGGCTTGAAGTACATCTGCTGGATTTTTATGAGGGTCAACCTGAGGTTTTATGGATTTAGTGAGCCACTTTGAAGTTGGTTTCAGAATATTAGAAAATGCACATAAGAAAAATAAACGGTATTTGCTATTAGGGGTGGCTTCTTTAATTGCCATTTTCAAACGTAACAGATTTTCATAGTTTGTCTGATTATACCAGTACTTCAGACGTTCGTTTGCAGATTCATACCATGCATCGGCAATATCTATTTGATCATACGAACTAATAATTGAATTATAATAATTTTCAAGTCTTCCAGATTGATATTTATCGCTTTTTGCCCGGGCAATCAACGTCGCAACTGGATTAATATCGCAACCCCAAAAATCAATATCACACCTCTTAGCTTCAAAGGCAACCGTTCCACATCCACAAAATATATCTGCAATTTGTTTCGTTTCCAGAGATTTTTCGTGTGCATATTCAAGGGCTTTAGTGGTGATAAATGCAGGGAATTTTGCAGGGTAAGAATGAATTCTATGCATTTTTAACTCTTTTTCCGTCCCTGTATTCCAGAAAGAATCAATAGGAATAGTATCAAAATCAACTTCATCAAGATTAGTTATTTGAATCATTCAAGTTCTTCCTGGTAAATATATTAAGTGTATTATTGGATTTCGAATGTTAAATGACTTACTAATATATGATACTTGCTAAATACCTTTATTTACATTATGATTTTTATATTTTTCAGTATATTCAGCATTCTTCTTCATGTAATGCAAAGTACCTTTAGATATTTCTCCCACCAGCATCATTTAAAGCAGCTTAAACAACCGAATCCTCAAATGTAGCTATTATCCAAGAGGTTAAATGATAGCAAAATATGGGGAAACGGCTGTAAAAGCAGCTGAAATAGTAGTATCAAACAAAGAAGAGGAAGTATATGATTGTCTCTTATCTTTCGAACTTGATCAATAAGTAATGTGGAATACTTCATGTCCAACATGTCCTATATTTGTAGTGCAGTGAGTAGTTAGGCTTTAAATTGCGTGGTAAAATCCCCCTCTCAGCCTATTCCGAGTTAATAGAATGCGATTTGAGAATCATAGTTACTAATTCAGTGATATCATTCTTTGATTATTACCCACCGAGTAGTACCTTCACCTTTACTTTTGGGCCGGAGTTCGGTGTCCCAATTTCCTTCGCCAAAAGTTGTGTTAAGTATTCTCGCCATATTATTGTAAGCGATTTGAAGCCTTTCTTTTTTTTCGATAATGTCAGGCAAAAGTTGACTTATTATTACTTGAATACCATACCAGGGTTTACCATGATGCTTTATTTCAGATATCGTAATCGTGTCGTTTTTGAACGTTTCAATTACAGAGTTAATGTAAGTTTCGAGAAGATCTACAGTTTCGTCATCTTCCTCAATAACAATCCCATCTTCAGTAGTTGTAGGTACCGAATCCGCTGATGTCTTCACTATTTCTTTTTTGTACGTTGCTTTTCCAAATTTCTCCTTAAGTTCTTGGACAAAATTGCTTACTGAAGACTTATTATAACTCGGATCTCTAACACTATATAGCTCTTCAAAAGACATCACACGGATTGGAAGTGGGTAACTTTTTCCTCCTGCACTACTCCAAAAAACGCCATTTCCAACAATTGGCTCATTTAACAGGGTACTTAGAATATCATCACTAAAATGAGCATTTGCTCTTTTCAGAGCTTGAAGATCACCGGCTGAGATTAAATGAAAGGCAAACCAGTTGTCTCCTTGACTCAATATTTCATTCGATATGCTGCCGGGCTGTTGAGTAATCAACACTGCTCCCAAATCATATTTACGACCTTCTTTGACCCATTCCACATAAGGTCTTGAACTACCAGAATTCCCAAGTACAGATTGAGCTTCTTCCACTACTGCAATTGTAGGGATGGTCTCAGGAGATGCACTTGTAAATTGATCTTGGTTGAACTCGAATATCTTTTGAAGAATGATACCTGAGAGAATTAGCGCTGGTTCACCCCTCAACTGTGATATATCAATTATGCAAAGTTTACCTGATCGAAGACTGAACAAAAGCATATCTAGCATCGAACTTCCAGGATTATGCAACATACGTACTATTGCTGTCATGTTGGCTCGAGCAGCAGCCATTTCTACATTTTGATCTGAGTCCAGGTGCAGTAGAGCTTTTAGCCTCTCACCATCTGCAAGGTTGCCATTTTCATGAACTAAATCAACTAGTTCACTCCAGTTTTGATCGCTAAGACTCTTTAATTTTCTAACGTTCTGTTGTTCTTGTTTATCAGGACTTAAGGCTATAGAAATAACGTCACTTGGTTTCAGTCTACGAATGTCAAGCTTAATATCCGAAGCCACAAATGAATTATAGAACTCACTAGGACCTTTTTTCTTTGTAAAAACAACAAGTTTGTTTTCCAGCTCCGGAACATCACAAAGCCCAGGTCTGTCTTTATCATCTGGCCAGTAATATTCTCCATCAGGATCAAAAACAATTGTACCTACAGGTACTTGCTTTCCACCACGTTTTTCAATAGTAGGAGTTTCTTTATACAAATTGCTGAATAATAGCTTATTAAGATTTGATTTACCAAATCCTGCTCTCGCAAAAATAAAAGATCTTCTAGAAACAAGGTTATTGATTTGGAATCGTGGAATTATAGGTGGATTTTTTATTCTAATCCACGGTTCGTGTTTCAGTCGTTCATCAGTTCCAGCATATACGAACTCTCCAAGTGCAAAAAATCCAATCTCCACACCATCCAAATTATGCCCTGCAATCTCTCTTATAATTTCATCTGAAAGGAAAGCAACCTTACTTCCAACATGTGGTAGTCTTCTATGCGAGGGTGCAAAAACAATAGTTCCATCTTCAACTCTTACAACACCAAGCACACGAATGTCAACACGGTATTTTAGATATTGTTTGCGTAAATCTTCTGGAATTACTCTATCATCAGCAATAGCACGGATACCATAATCTTCTCCAGAACTCGAAGCAAGTCTACCTTCAGATGATATGGATGTTATTCTTCCCAGCACTGCTTCGTTTTCGTGTTCTAGCTGTACCAATAGGAATTGTCCGTGCATAGGAGCACTTTGAAATTCATTTCTATAAGGAAGCATTATTTCTGCATGAAACTCCATGCCGCCTTGGCTGAAGCCTCGAAAAATACCAACTATTTTATCTTTGGGAAACAGTTTCATCCATATCGCCTCATGGAAAGATCAGAACGGAATCTCCAAGAATCAACAATACATTTCTTTTCATTAGGAAGGAGATCTCGAACAGCTTCGAATATATGGTCTTGAAATATCTCTAAATCAAAATCAACTACTTGAGCAAATTCGTGAGCTTTTTGTAAACATCGTGGGTAAAAAGGAACTGGAAAACCATCAATGGCATCGTTGAGAAGATATCCGAATATCTCGGATGCATCATCTTTCTGTTTTGAAAATATATCCACCGCCCATATGGGATCACCGTCCATAGGCCCAAATCTAACAAGGAACATGTCTCCTGCTACAAATTTAGGAGCTTCAACATCTTTTCCTTCGGCTTCTGCTCCCCTGGCATATTCATTCCAAATATAAGCTTTGGCCTCCAGATCACGGGGAATTCTGACAAATCTGGCATCACCTGAAGGAAATACATTATCTATTGCCATTGCCAGTTGGTAACGTGTAATTACTTTACTATGTTTAGCTAAACCAACAAGGAACACACGACGATGGTCTTCTTTATAGATTCTATCCATGGCGTTTTCGACATTTTTTCGCCACTTAATGAACAGCTCACCGGAAAAAATCTTGCTTCTTAGAAGTCCATCTCTTACGATTAGGGTGTCAGTGGCAAAATTCGTATGACAAATCCGTTCATACAATACAGCCCATTCACAAAGGTCTCTATAAGTCATTACCCACCCGGGTGAGACCGAATCAGGATTATCTCGTATGTCACTCCCTTTGGGAATCATGGGGCTTAGTCGATTCAAAAAAGGTGGATCGTTTACACCAAGATCCATCATCATTTTTCCAAGGGCAGTTTTAGGAGTTCCATCTGGATTAAATTGAGCTTTACCTAATTCATCAGTGTCTGTTGAAGGTGATACAGCATCTACACACAATTCTTTCCCATAAGAGTCAGTAACACGAACGAGTTGTACATAAAAAGGATCAAATGAGAGCTGGTTGTTCCCTCCGTCACTTGCAACAAGTGAAACCGCTGTAGTGGTATATGGCTTAATCGTCCGTACTTCGCTTGCAAATGAATGAACTTCTCGTCTTAATGCATCAAGTATCTTTTTGTCCGCCTGAGTTGTTTCATATATTGCTTTTTTTAATTCGGGGAGGGTGTCAATGTCAAACGTCCGTTATCACCTCAAAACGGCATGTAAATCTATTTCCTCAGTGGCAGTGCCTAAATTTTTCTTAAATTGTTCTGACTGACGATATCCATTTGCTGATGTGCCAGCAGATTTGATATTCTTTATTTCCCAACCACATTCGGCCTTCTCTAAAGAATCTTGTAGCAACTCTGATGGATTATAAGGACTGCTTGGTAGAGATCCAAAACGGATGATTAAGTTAGCATTTGGATTACACACATCTGCAACGTTTTTCCACACTTTCGCTAATTCATAACTGAATTTGTTTGTTGTAGAATGGGATAATTGTTCAGATGAAGTATATTCAACTCTCTCTTCTCCACCTAAAAACCAGTTTCTTATCCACTGATCGGGGATATATGTGTTCATGTTATAGTAAGGAGGAGATGTAATTACCCAGTCGAACTCACCCAACGAATAATTTTGTATTTGTTCACGGCTGTCTACTTTCAGAACCCCGCCGTCTACAGAAGGTGGTAATGATGCTAATGAGTAATATGCTCTCCTTTTGACAACATCCAATAAATCTATTTTTTTTGGCAACAGTCCATGCTCTTTCCAGTATTTCACAGAATAGTTTGGCTTTGAGGCATATGTTCTAGGCATTTGATTTGATAGATATGAATCAATTGTTTTATTTCTCGGTCCATGAAGGATACCTAAAGTTAAAGCACGCAATGCAATTGCTGCCTCAGTATCACACTCGTTCAAGAATGTTTCTCTCAGCTTGCATATCTGAATTAAAGTAGAGGGATGATAGCAAAGTTCCCAAAAATCTCCTTCAGGGACATGTTCTGGTTCATCGTTACTTACAAGTATTCTATGGCACAAAGCAACGATTTCTTCAGGGCTTATGTTTGTAAATTTTGCAAGAGCTACGGCCCATGCAATAGGGCTTGCGTCAAGCCCTACAGAGGAAAGTCCTCTCAATCTGGCAGCAAAATTACTTGTTCCTCTTCCACAAAACGGGTCTAAAATCCTATCTCCAAGTTTTGCGTCCTTCAAAACATCAAATGGAAAGTTAAGAGGAAACATTGTATAATAAGGGCAAATCGTATTTAACCTTAAATAGGGATTTGTTTTTTTAGGAAGGTCTTCTAGAGGGAAAGATAAACCATTTTCAGACTGATTGTTTGTTGTCATTTTTTTCCCTCTATGGTTTTTATTATATATATCAGTCGTATGGTATAAATATTTTTATATGTTCTTCCAATTGTTACTATTCTGAATCAAAAAAACGAAATGATTAATGGCTTACACTTTTTCAGTTGTAAAATAGCTTTAGATATTTATGAAAAACAAAAAGTATATTTGAGTATCTAAATATCTGTAAAACCCTGTCAATAAATTATTATAGTAATTTATCTTTATATGTTCACATGTCTGAAAAGAAATTTGCATTCAAGAAAATTACTCCAAAATCATACAATCCAGATGATCCTGAGTCTCTTTTCCGCGATTTAAAAGGCAGAGATCCAAGTATACAAAGTCTCTGGTCTCATCAAGCAGATATTATAAGAGAGTACCACAATAAGTTTATGGGGTCTAAAGATGTTGCTCTCCAACTCCCTACAGGAAGTGGTAAAACTCTTGTTGGCCTTTTAATTGGAGAATATCACAGACTTAAGTATGGTAAAAGAGTATTGTACCTTTGTCCAACTAAACAGTTAGTTCACCAAGTTCATTCTTACGCAAAGACTTATGGTATTAAAGCACATGCTTTCGTAGGAAAACAAACCGAATATCCTACTAAAGAATTTAATGATTATGTGACTTCGGATGCAATTGCAATAAGCACGTACAGTGCTTTATTCAATTTCAATCCGCGGTTCGACAATTCAAACGTAATAATTTGTGATGATGCCCATGGTTCAGAGGGATATATTAGTTCGATGTGGTCACTGAATATAAGTTTTGATCATGACTTATTCACAAAAATTGTAAACCTTTTTGAAGATGAATTGCCGACCGTTTTTGTAAATCAATTGAAAACAAAAAGTAGGTCTCAAATTAATCCAATAATCGAAAAAGTTCCTAATCACATTTTCTTGAATCGTTTAAAGGAATTAAGTGAATTGCTCGATGAAAATATAAGTAATGAAGAAAAAAACTTGTATTATTCTTGGAGAACAATACAAGACAATTTATCTGCATGCAATTTGTTTGTTTCACGTAATGAAGTGCTAATACGTCCTTGGATTCCACCAACACTTTCACATTCTCCATTTAGCAATGCTTCTCAGAGAATTTATATGTCTGCAACCTTAGGAGCAGGAGGGGAATTAGAACGAATAATAGGAATTCCTAAGATTGAAAGATTAAGTATTCCTCATGGTTGGGATAAGCAAGGTTCCGGTAGACGTTTATTTGTCTTCCCTGACTATAATTATTCTTTGAGTGAATATATCGGTTTTCTTGCAAAAATCATACATAAACGTAACAGAACTCTTATTTTATGCCCAAATAAAGATATTGCAGACATAATAAAACAAGCTTTGATAAGAGAGGGTGTGTTGCATGATTTTTATGATTCATATTCTATTGAAGAATCTTTAGATTCTTTTACTTCATCGAATGCAGCAATTCTTTTGCTTACAAATAGATATGATGGAATTGATTTGCCTGGTGATGCATGTCGCCAATTGCTCATGGTTGGATATCCAGGTTTCACAAATTTGCAAGAGGGTTTTTTACTTTCGCGCCTTGAAATGGATTCATTGTTATCAGATCGTGTTATTACCCGTTTCACCCAAGCTACCGGTCGTTGTACAAGAGGATCAACTGATTATTCTCTGGTTATTCCAATTGGAACTGAATTATTTGAGTTTTGTTTAGCAAAAGAAAATAATGAGAAGTTGCACCCTGAGCTACAAGCAGAATTATATTTTGGTCTTGAGCAATGTAAAGATGCAGATTTAGATGACTTAGAGTCAATGGTTGATATTTTTATGGAACAAGGGGACGACTGGAAGGGAGCAGAAGAAAATATATTGTTATACAGGGATCAAACAGTTGTATCAGAAGATCCAAAAACAAAATCTCTAAGTGATGTAGTATCTGAAGAAGTTAATTTTGAATATAATTTGTGGAATAAAAATTATCCTCAGGCCATTGAATATGCACAAAGTATTATAGGATCACTTAATGGTACTCAGTTCGATGGTTATCGTGCCATATGGAATTATTTTGCAGGTTCTGCTGCTTTGCTTCAGTTTAATAGTACAAAAGATAGCCACTGGAGTTCTCTGTCTTTTGACTATTTTGACAGAGCAAAAAGCTGTGCTAACATGATTGGTTGGTTTTCAGAATTGCCTTCTTTTGTAGAAAAAGAGGGAGGTGAACCAGAAAGCGTTGATACTCTGTCTGGGTATGCTCTAGATAATATTCAGGCTTTACTCCATAAGTTAAAACCAACAGGTCCTTTGTTCGAGAAAAAAATGAAAGTTAATCATGAATATATATATGATGATACTCCGTCTGCTTTTGAAGAGGGGCTAACCGCATTGGGTAAATTACTTGGTTTTGAATCTTATCATCCTGGTGGTGACGCAGATCCAGATTCAGTCTGGACATTAAATGATGAGGTAATTATTTTATTTGAAGCTAAAAGTAGTGAGAATTCGGAAGGAGTTATTTCTGTAGATACTTGCAGGCAAAGCCAAGGTCACTATAAGTGGGCAGGTTCATTTCATAGGGATTATGAGACTTATAAGAAGAAGATATGTGTTGTCGTATCAAAGAGGTCTAAACTAGATAAAAATGCTATTGTACATTCAGGAGATTTATATTATATTCATATAGATGAAACAAGACAAATGTTCGAAACAATTTCAGGATTATTACGAAGGATTAGATCTCAATCAGGTACCTACAACAAAGAATCAATTAGAATTAAATTGTTAGAAGAACTTGAATCATCTAAGTTGACTCCTAAAGGGATTATTTCTCTATTTGAGAATCGTCCACTCACTGACCTCGCACATAATCGATGATTAAATCAACCACAGGATGTTCCATGAATATGGTTTTCATCCTGATATATTTATTTATTTGAAAATGTAAGAAATTGATTGAAAAAGCATTACATCTATGATTTTTCTAGGTACAAATTCCACCCTGCCAACCTTCTCTCCATCTTTGAAAGGCAACCCTGATAATTAAGGTGATTTGTGCATAAGTATAGGCATAAATCTACTTACACAAAGCCGCATAATCCACAACTCATATATAAGTACAAACCTATTTTTTATTGTAGGCTTTTAGTCATGTCGCCGGCCTCAACATTAACATTTTCCTAATTAATATAAGTCAATTTGAGAATCATGATCACATTATCCTTGATTAAATATATGTATCATGAGGCATTATGTAGTATTGTGAAAAGGTGAGGCTTTGGACCCCCGTTGCAGGGCTCTTCCTCAGCGTCGATATCTTTTTTTGAAATGATTTTTTTGGTTTTAGCTTAGATGCTGATTTTACGTTTAGTGCTTTGTCTCTCTGTTATTTTGAAGAATAGTGCACGTATTTCCCACTGTGCGTACTTCAAACAGATTGATTTTTTTGGTGATAAGGAGATTGTTAGTGGGGTGAAAGTTTTATGCAGGATTGAAAAGTATTTTATTTATACTGCTATGACATACTTTGGGTAGATGGCGGTAGATTAAGAAGAGATTCAGGTAACGGAGGGTCTTTCGGGTTTTGGAAGTGGGGCACAGCATGTAACCACAATTTCACTTCAGGATATATCGGATGAACTGCAGAAGGAGTCGGAGGATTAGATATGCATATACTTTTCTGTTCTTTAAAATCTATTCTTGTTCGAATAACTGCAAATCGATTTCAGGCAATACATTAAAAATTATTCTCTCAACAAGTTCTTCGCATTTGAGTTCAAATTCATTTTCTATTTCACTACCTATGCCATAAAAATAGTAGCTAAGCTCTCTAAGAGAATCATCAACACCAAGCAATTTATCTTCGATTTCAGGAGAAATATCAATAGGACGTTTGGATAATATAGATGTCAACTGTGTTGAAAATATCTTAAGTTCATTTTTGAATAGATCAAGCTCATATTCAATCCGAAGAGTAGATTGAATAGTTTGTGCAATTTCCGAAAGCTTGTTTTTGAGATTATTCTTATATTCAAGTTTTTCCATCGAAATTGCGTCTTTTCTTTCATCTTTTTTTTGGAGAAAATAAGATATTCTATTGATGGCTACTCCTCCAAAAATTCCACCTATAAATCCGAAGAATGCTGTTGAAAGTGTTTGATAATCAAAAATCATTATTACACACCTAAAAATAAATTTCTAGCATTTAATTGCTCTTTTCTGTTAATTTATTTAATTGAACGGAATAATATCTGATCATAGAAAGACATAACATGATTGAAAGTTCTGCATCTTCTCTAGTAACAGTATATCCATAATGTGGGCCGATATGATGATAGCGCCATATCATCTGGCGTAAATTTTCGATTTTTCCACTTTTTGTTTCTTCTCCTTGTTTTTGGAATGAACCCACATCAACTATGCCAGCGATATCTTTGTTCATTTCAAATTTGTTGCCGGAATATTTTCCTGTTACAATAGTTGCAAGTTCTTCAAGAATCAACCTGCATTTTGATACTACTTCATTATTTCTACCCTCATAGAACAAGGATTGAGAGTCTTGCAATTCTTGAATTATATTGTTTAGTTCATCTAATTGAGGGATATCTGGCCATAGCATTTCAAAAATCTTGTATCGCGTATAACCTAGTTTTGTCGCTAAATTTATCCATTCAATTTGTGATAGTTTGTAGGAGTCAAAGTAAACATTGTGTACAAGTGGAATTTGGTTTTGTTGTTCAATTGCTAAATTTAAGTAAAGGATATTAATAGAACCATTTATGTGTACATCTCCATTTCTTCTAGCTTTATCTATAGTTTCGAAAAGATATGGGGT
This window contains:
- a CDS encoding DEAD/DEAH box helicase family protein; this encodes MSEKKFAFKKITPKSYNPDDPESLFRDLKGRDPSIQSLWSHQADIIREYHNKFMGSKDVALQLPTGSGKTLVGLLIGEYHRLKYGKRVLYLCPTKQLVHQVHSYAKTYGIKAHAFVGKQTEYPTKEFNDYVTSDAIAISTYSALFNFNPRFDNSNVIICDDAHGSEGYISSMWSLNISFDHDLFTKIVNLFEDELPTVFVNQLKTKSRSQINPIIEKVPNHIFLNRLKELSELLDENISNEEKNLYYSWRTIQDNLSACNLFVSRNEVLIRPWIPPTLSHSPFSNASQRIYMSATLGAGGELERIIGIPKIERLSIPHGWDKQGSGRRLFVFPDYNYSLSEYIGFLAKIIHKRNRTLILCPNKDIADIIKQALIREGVLHDFYDSYSIEESLDSFTSSNAAILLLTNRYDGIDLPGDACRQLLMVGYPGFTNLQEGFLLSRLEMDSLLSDRVITRFTQATGRCTRGSTDYSLVIPIGTELFEFCLAKENNEKLHPELQAELYFGLEQCKDADLDDLESMVDIFMEQGDDWKGAEENILLYRDQTVVSEDPKTKSLSDVVSEEVNFEYNLWNKNYPQAIEYAQSIIGSLNGTQFDGYRAIWNYFAGSAALLQFNSTKDSHWSSLSFDYFDRAKSCANMIGWFSELPSFVEKEGGEPESVDTLSGYALDNIQALLHKLKPTGPLFEKKMKVNHEYIYDDTPSAFEEGLTALGKLLGFESYHPGGDADPDSVWTLNDEVIILFEAKSSENSEGVISVDTCRQSQGHYKWAGSFHRDYETYKKKICVVVSKRSKLDKNAIVHSGDLYYIHIDETRQMFETISGLLRRIRSQSGTYNKESIRIKLLEELESSKLTPKGIISLFENRPLTDLAHNR